From the genome of bacterium, one region includes:
- the amrB gene encoding AmmeMemoRadiSam system protein B — MEYPKLRAVEAFPVEQEGQRLMCLRDPANMARDVVLLSPEAFNIVRMFDGSNSVVDIQAAYMRRTGSLLYSDKVKELVKRLDEAHMLQSASFELYKNGVEDEFIAAEVRRSFHAGRSYPADAEGVECMLSSVFLGEGGPGEIPKIGAGERLKGAVLPHIDLERGGRCYARGWHAAAAGCRARRFIVIGTGHFDLKLPLALTRKDFETPLGLVRTDKAFVDELAQKVGPRAFEGEISHRTEHSIEFQLLFIQYLFGPDIEVVPVLAIARQEPAWAERAFISPLAADFVSATRQLIDEAPGETFVVASADLAHVGPRFGDDMVVEITEESAELTKQKDLELLRLLEKPDIAAFANQVQSDGNARHICGFMPILLSAAITGGSFRLIDYSQAFDPMGTVTFASMVID; from the coding sequence TTGGAATATCCGAAGTTGAGGGCGGTTGAGGCGTTTCCTGTGGAACAGGAGGGCCAGCGGCTGATGTGCCTGCGGGACCCGGCGAACATGGCCCGGGATGTCGTGTTGCTCTCGCCCGAGGCTTTCAACATAGTGCGGATGTTTGACGGCTCAAACTCGGTCGTTGACATCCAGGCGGCCTACATGCGCCGCACTGGGAGCCTTCTTTACAGCGACAAGGTCAAAGAGCTCGTTAAGAGGCTGGACGAGGCGCACATGCTGCAAAGCGCCTCGTTTGAGCTGTATAAGAATGGCGTTGAGGACGAGTTCATCGCGGCCGAGGTGCGGAGGAGCTTTCATGCGGGGAGGAGCTATCCCGCCGATGCCGAGGGAGTTGAATGCATGTTGTCGAGCGTCTTCCTGGGAGAGGGCGGCCCCGGGGAGATACCGAAGATCGGCGCCGGCGAGCGCCTCAAGGGCGCTGTTCTGCCGCACATCGACCTCGAGCGAGGCGGGCGGTGCTACGCCAGGGGCTGGCATGCGGCGGCGGCCGGCTGTCGGGCGAGGCGGTTTATCGTGATTGGGACCGGGCATTTCGACCTCAAGTTGCCGCTGGCGCTGACGAGGAAGGATTTCGAGACGCCGCTTGGGCTGGTGCGGACGGACAAGGCCTTCGTTGACGAGTTGGCCCAGAAGGTTGGCCCGAGGGCGTTTGAGGGCGAGATTTCGCATCGCACGGAGCACTCGATAGAGTTCCAGCTGCTGTTCATTCAATACCTGTTCGGGCCGGACATTGAGGTCGTGCCGGTGCTTGCGATAGCACGTCAGGAGCCCGCCTGGGCCGAGCGTGCTTTTATCAGCCCGCTGGCTGCGGACTTCGTCTCAGCGACGAGGCAGCTGATTGACGAGGCGCCGGGCGAGACCTTCGTCGTAGCGAGCGCGGACCTGGCGCACGTTGGGCCGAGATTCGGGGACGACATGGTAGTTGAGATCACAGAGGAGTCGGCCGAGCTCACGAAGCAGAAGGATTTGGAGCTCTTGAGGCTGCTTGAGAAGCCCGACATTGCGGCTTTTGCGAACCAGGTCCAGTCAGACGGTAACGCGCGGCACATCTGCGGGTTCATGCCGATCCTGCTCTCGGCGGCGATAACGGGCGGCAGTTTCAGGCTGATCGACTACTCGCAGGCGTTCGACCCGATGGGCACGGTAACGTTCGCCAGCATGGTGATTGACTGA